A single window of Oceanotoga teriensis DNA harbors:
- the feoB gene encoding ferrous iron transport protein B, with product MINEIAIIGNPNVGKTSLFNILTGTKQYVANWPGVTVEKKVGSFKYNDKNFRLVDLPGIYTLSAQSEDERVARDYFLNEIPNFVIVVADALNLERSMYLLIQIMEMEIPVILAINSIDEAEEKGKIINPEIISKTLNIPVILTSAKNQIGIDKLLNEIIKLSNNTKNLKYFIKYPEEINDFLDSFISESKKFDSLKNYNNKWLGINFLEFEEKNFDYPENLVKKLKSTHDMKDLKELFFNWKFGFIRNIVDSSVISKGRDWSLRDVLDHVLTHKVLGLLIYIIALFMVFSLTFNIASPLSDLLDIGFSSLGNWISSFIKIPWLNSLIVDGIIAGVGGVLVFIPQIFVLFFFMGFLEESGYLPRAAFLVDKIVRKFGLSGRSFMSIILGFGCNVPAIMSTKTVSNKKERMALILSIPFASCSARLPVYILLISAFFSKNSATIMLIIYLSSILLVLLSAKLIQKFITQTENIPFTIELPRFRMPTIKNLLFYTWNKGKHFLEKAGGIILIATILIWFLSYFPASNNINSSYAAQIGKFFEPITSHLGWDWRVNTGLVFGVAAKEIVVSSYSTLFNASGDSLIMNLRNSLSPASAMALIFFILGYVPCFATLGIIKSETGSWKWTFFTFFYTTLIAYLLANIVYYIGGMFL from the coding sequence GTGATCAATGAAATTGCAATAATAGGTAATCCTAATGTTGGAAAAACTTCTTTATTCAATATTTTGACTGGAACAAAACAATATGTTGCAAATTGGCCTGGTGTAACTGTTGAAAAAAAAGTTGGAAGTTTTAAATATAATGATAAAAATTTTAGATTAGTTGATTTACCAGGTATATATACTTTATCTGCTCAAAGCGAAGATGAAAGAGTTGCAAGAGATTATTTTTTGAATGAAATTCCAAATTTTGTGATAGTAGTTGCAGATGCTTTGAATCTTGAGAGGTCTATGTATCTTCTAATACAAATAATGGAGATGGAAATACCAGTTATTTTAGCAATAAATTCTATCGATGAAGCTGAAGAAAAAGGAAAAATTATAAACCCAGAAATAATTTCTAAAACCTTAAACATACCTGTTATTTTAACCTCTGCAAAAAATCAAATTGGTATAGACAAACTCTTGAATGAAATAATAAAATTATCAAACAATACAAAAAACTTAAAATATTTTATAAAATATCCTGAAGAAATAAATGATTTTTTAGATTCTTTTATATCTGAATCTAAAAAATTTGATTCTTTAAAAAATTATAATAATAAATGGCTTGGAATAAATTTTTTAGAATTTGAAGAAAAGAACTTTGATTATCCTGAAAATCTTGTAAAAAAATTAAAATCTACTCATGATATGAAAGATTTAAAAGAATTATTTTTTAATTGGAAGTTTGGATTTATAAGAAATATTGTTGATTCTTCTGTAATTTCCAAAGGAAGAGATTGGTCTTTAAGAGATGTGTTAGATCATGTTTTAACTCATAAAGTATTAGGACTTTTGATATATATAATTGCTTTATTTATGGTCTTTTCATTAACTTTTAATATAGCAAGTCCACTCTCAGATCTTTTAGATATTGGTTTTTCAAGTCTAGGAAACTGGATTTCAAGTTTTATTAAAATACCTTGGTTGAATTCATTAATAGTAGATGGAATAATTGCTGGAGTTGGTGGTGTTCTTGTTTTCATACCGCAAATATTTGTTCTATTCTTTTTTATGGGTTTTTTAGAGGAATCTGGTTATTTACCAAGGGCAGCTTTTCTTGTAGATAAAATAGTCAGAAAATTTGGTCTTTCTGGAAGATCTTTTATGTCCATAATACTTGGTTTTGGTTGTAATGTACCAGCTATAATGTCTACAAAAACTGTTTCAAATAAAAAAGAAAGAATGGCTTTAATATTGAGTATACCATTTGCATCATGTTCTGCAAGATTACCTGTTTATATTCTTTTAATAAGTGCTTTTTTTAGTAAAAATTCAGCCACAATAATGTTGATAATATATTTATCTTCGATTTTATTAGTTTTATTATCGGCAAAACTTATACAAAAATTTATAACTCAAACGGAAAATATTCCATTCACAATTGAATTACCAAGATTTAGAATGCCAACTATTAAGAATTTATTATTTTATACTTGGAATAAAGGAAAACATTTTCTTGAGAAAGCTGGTGGAATAATATTAATTGCAACTATTTTAATATGGTTTTTATCTTATTTTCCAGCTTCAAATAATATCAATTCATCTTATGCAGCTCAAATAGGTAAATTTTTTGAACCTATAACATCTCATTTAGGATGGGATTGGCGAGTAAATACAGGATTAGTTTTTGGAGTTGCAGCTAAAGAAATCGTAGTTTCAAGTTATTCAACTTTATTTAATGCCTCTGGAGACTCTCTAATAATGAACTTAAGAAATTCTTTATCTCCTGCTTCAGCTATGGCTTTAATATTTTTTATACTTGGCTATGTACCATGTTTTGCAACATTGGGTATAATAAAAAGTGAAACAGGTAGTTGGAAATGGACTTTTTTCACATTTTTTTATACCACTTTAATAGCATATCTTCTAGCCAATATCGTTTATTATATTGGAGGTATGTTCTTATGA
- a CDS encoding FeoA family protein: MILPLTYLSIGFSGNISRLDFPSDQKERFQAMGLIPGKTITLAHISPFNDPMVYKIDDNKLMLRRSEAERIYIDVSEIILNLSDCTTGNYTILSVNSGKLLENFLSSNGLYKGSKIEVIKNINGKIILKNNSSKITINKGKAKKILCKKL; this comes from the coding sequence ATGATATTGCCATTAACATATCTTTCAATAGGTTTTTCAGGAAATATTTCGAGATTAGATTTTCCTTCAGATCAAAAAGAAAGGTTTCAGGCTATGGGCCTTATACCAGGAAAAACTATTACCTTAGCACATATATCACCATTTAATGATCCAATGGTTTATAAAATAGATGATAACAAACTTATGTTGAGAAGATCTGAAGCTGAAAGAATATATATAGATGTATCAGAAATAATATTAAATCTTTCTGATTGTACTACTGGTAATTATACTATATTATCGGTTAATTCTGGTAAATTATTAGAAAACTTTTTATCTTCTAATGGACTTTATAAAGGTTCTAAAATAGAAGTTATAAAAAATATTAATGGAAAAATAATTTTGAAAAATAATTCGTCTAAAATAACTATAAATAAAGGAAAAGCAAAAAAAATATTATGTAAGAAACTTTAA
- the rpoD gene encoding RNA polymerase sigma factor RpoD, which produces MAKKDETKEILSKLQEIEFEELKEDGDEAVIKLKNKKKKIKNVDSIIKLLIRSAKKKENVLTYSDIDEALPAEASDEIDSNFIEKIYASLEEEGITILEENEEEQEDDDEDIEDEEVIEILEDVEMKMYDNISLGDPIKIYLKEISKVNLLTPARERQLARRAQKQDKRARDELIKANLRLVISIAKRYTGRGLSFLDLIQEGNIGLIKAVNKFDWKKGFKFSTYATWWIRQAITRAIADQARTIRIPVHMVETINKMNKTIREYLQENGEYPTAQELSKLMDKPVEKVNEILMSAKDIISLNSPISSGNGDDDESETGDFIGSDDLTPEEVAQQMILKEKLEEVLDTLHPKEALVLKMRYGFLDGKQKTLEEVGQFFNVTRERIRQIETKALRKLRHPSRSSQLKDIVDG; this is translated from the coding sequence TTGGCAAAAAAAGATGAAACAAAAGAAATACTATCTAAACTTCAGGAAATCGAATTTGAAGAACTAAAAGAGGATGGTGATGAGGCTGTAATAAAATTAAAGAATAAAAAGAAAAAAATAAAAAATGTAGATAGTATCATAAAGTTATTGATTAGAAGTGCCAAGAAAAAAGAAAATGTTTTAACTTACTCTGACATTGATGAAGCTTTACCCGCAGAAGCATCTGATGAAATAGACAGCAATTTTATAGAAAAGATTTATGCATCGCTTGAAGAAGAAGGAATTACAATTTTAGAAGAAAATGAAGAAGAACAAGAAGATGATGATGAAGATATAGAAGATGAAGAGGTTATAGAAATACTTGAAGATGTAGAAATGAAAATGTATGATAATATATCTCTTGGGGACCCTATAAAAATATATTTAAAAGAAATATCTAAAGTTAATTTATTAACACCAGCAAGGGAAAGACAATTGGCAAGAAGAGCACAAAAACAAGACAAAAGAGCAAGAGATGAATTGATAAAAGCAAATTTAAGACTTGTAATAAGTATAGCGAAAAGATATACGGGAAGAGGATTGAGTTTTTTAGATTTAATTCAAGAAGGAAATATAGGACTGATAAAAGCAGTAAATAAATTTGATTGGAAAAAAGGATTTAAATTTTCTACATATGCAACTTGGTGGATAAGACAAGCAATAACAAGAGCAATAGCAGATCAGGCAAGAACTATAAGAATACCTGTGCATATGGTTGAAACTATAAATAAAATGAATAAAACTATAAGAGAATATTTACAAGAGAATGGAGAGTATCCAACTGCACAAGAATTATCTAAACTCATGGATAAACCAGTTGAAAAAGTTAATGAAATACTTATGAGTGCTAAAGATATAATATCTTTGAATTCACCAATTTCAAGTGGAAATGGTGATGATGATGAATCAGAAACAGGAGATTTTATAGGTTCTGATGATTTAACTCCAGAAGAAGTTGCTCAACAAATGATATTAAAAGAAAAACTTGAAGAAGTACTCGATACCCTTCATCCAAAAGAAGCACTTGTATTAAAAATGAGATATGGTTTTTTAGATGGAAAACAAAAAACTTTAGAAGAAGTTGGACAATTTTTTAATGTCACAAGAGAAAGAATTAGACAAATAGAAACGAAAGCATTAAGAAAACTGAGACATCCAAGCAGAAGTTCACAATTGAAAGATATAGTAGATGGTTAA
- a CDS encoding CoA-binding protein, translating into MSLKDIKNIAIIGASNNSEKYGNKIVKNLKQKGFNIYPVNPNEEIIENIKNYKNIDELPEEVQLIVFVVPAKIGLDITKKAYENGFKKFWYQPGAESIELERYLETLNDIEYNFEYCIMVESKYLN; encoded by the coding sequence ATATCTTTGAAAGATATTAAAAATATTGCCATAATTGGTGCTTCAAATAATTCAGAAAAATATGGAAACAAAATTGTTAAAAACTTAAAACAAAAAGGATTTAATATATATCCTGTGAATCCTAATGAAGAGATTATAGAAAATATTAAAAATTATAAGAATATTGATGAACTTCCAGAAGAGGTTCAATTGATTGTGTTTGTTGTTCCTGCAAAAATAGGTCTCGATATAACTAAAAAAGCTTATGAAAATGGGTTTAAAAAATTTTGGTATCAGCCTGGAGCAGAATCAATAGAACTTGAAAGATACCTTGAAACATTAAATGATATCGAATATAATTTTGAATATTGCATAATGGTTGAAAGTAAATATTTAAATTAA